From the Plodia interpunctella isolate USDA-ARS_2022_Savannah chromosome 5, ilPloInte3.2, whole genome shotgun sequence genome, one window contains:
- the LOC128669998 gene encoding small integral membrane protein 8, with protein sequence MSNVKNTEKPGDGLRSMKSSTAFRVINFELYAKPNIVIMSIGLTCFGMALGYIAYMRNKYESMGYYAAVDKDGKEVFEKKKSKWD encoded by the exons atgtctaatgttaaaaatactgaaaagcCCGGTGATGGACTGCGTTCAATGAAATCGAGTACAGCATTTAGAGTGATTAATTTTGAGCTGTATGCAAAACCT aatatTGTGATTATGAGCATAGGGCTCACATGTTTTGGAATGGCTTTAGGCTATATTGCATACATGAGGAATAAATATGAATCCATGGGTTATTATGCTGCTGTAGACAAGGATGGTAAAGAAGTATTTGagaaaaagaaatcaaaatgggactag